A portion of the Microbacterium hominis genome contains these proteins:
- a CDS encoding LysR family transcriptional regulator, whose product MSDLAPLSRLDLNLLVSLDALLTERSVTRAAERLHLSQPALSAALARLRTHFNDPILARRGNTYELTPFAARLIEHTATALEAARRVFDSQATWTPTASTREFSVYGSDYAFATIGAAISKLAAERGLGITFRFMLHSPTIVEDAPVRLRSADAMIMPHGFLSDLAYVDLWNDDWVAIIANDHPDVEDTLTMEHLATLPFVMTYHARSAFTSAGRQIQQLGVEMRVEAVVESFIAMPLFVAGTRRVGVVQRALAPIAARMGGVRIVPLPFSATPLVNALWWHPVHARDPEHAWMIELFTEAGRIVEREAHALTPA is encoded by the coding sequence GTGTCTGACCTGGCCCCGCTCTCGCGGCTCGACCTGAACCTTCTGGTGTCGCTCGACGCGCTGCTCACCGAGCGCAGCGTCACGCGGGCCGCCGAGCGACTCCACCTGAGCCAGCCGGCGCTGAGCGCCGCGCTGGCGCGGCTGCGCACCCACTTCAACGATCCGATCCTCGCCCGCCGCGGGAACACTTACGAACTCACCCCGTTCGCCGCGCGTCTGATCGAGCACACGGCCACCGCCCTGGAGGCCGCGCGACGCGTCTTCGACAGTCAGGCGACCTGGACCCCCACCGCATCGACCCGGGAGTTCTCGGTATACGGCTCGGACTACGCTTTCGCGACGATCGGCGCCGCGATCTCCAAGCTCGCCGCCGAGCGGGGACTCGGCATCACGTTCCGTTTCATGCTGCACTCGCCCACGATCGTCGAAGACGCACCCGTCCGGCTGCGATCGGCGGACGCGATGATCATGCCCCACGGATTCCTGAGCGACCTCGCGTACGTCGACCTCTGGAACGATGACTGGGTCGCGATCATCGCGAACGACCACCCCGACGTCGAGGACACGCTCACGATGGAGCACCTGGCGACATTGCCGTTCGTGATGACCTATCACGCGAGAAGCGCCTTCACTTCGGCGGGGAGGCAGATTCAGCAGCTCGGCGTCGAGATGCGGGTGGAAGCCGTGGTCGAGAGCTTCATCGCCATGCCGCTGTTCGTCGCGGGCACCCGACGCGTCGGCGTCGTCCAGCGCGCTCTCGCTCCGATCGCCGCGCGCATGGGCGGTGTGCGGATCGTGCCGCTTCCGTTCTCGGCCACACCGCTGGTCAATGCCCTCTGGTGGCATCCGGTGCACGCGCGCGATCCCGAGCACGCGTGGATGATCGAGCTGTTCACCGAGGCCGGACGCATCGTCGAGCGGGAGGCGCACGCACTCACCCCGGCGTGA
- a CDS encoding alpha/beta hydrolase, with translation MTDTEQDALPDFRRLPVPEALAWLAEHGEPADPRPDIDTASLVRRFPHLGSVVMRDLEIAGPHGPVPVRTYRDASATPTGTGLVWVHGGAFIGGHLDMPESNWVALELAARGIPVIAVDYRKCLAGVHHPVPSDDVIAAWSFARANSAELIGVAPERLALGGASAGGALTAGATTRLRDAAAPLPERLVLVYPVLHPNGPAASAEVDPESPHGQLTLNYAGSPEALADPHAFAGLGDGHGFPETLIFVCERDDLRPSGEAFAQQLEHVGVPVSLYLEPGAEHGHINEPADPTALPTIDAIADWLRAP, from the coding sequence GTGACCGACACCGAGCAGGACGCCCTCCCGGACTTCCGCCGGCTCCCCGTTCCCGAGGCGCTGGCGTGGCTGGCGGAGCACGGCGAACCCGCCGACCCGCGCCCCGACATCGACACCGCCTCGCTCGTCCGCCGCTTCCCGCACTTGGGATCGGTCGTCATGCGCGACCTCGAGATCGCGGGTCCGCACGGTCCGGTGCCGGTGCGCACCTACCGCGACGCCTCGGCGACGCCTACGGGCACCGGCCTCGTCTGGGTGCACGGCGGCGCGTTCATCGGCGGTCATCTCGACATGCCCGAGTCGAACTGGGTCGCCCTGGAGCTCGCGGCACGAGGCATCCCGGTCATCGCTGTCGACTACCGGAAGTGCCTTGCCGGCGTTCACCACCCGGTCCCGTCCGATGACGTGATCGCCGCGTGGTCGTTCGCGCGGGCGAACTCCGCTGAGCTGATCGGGGTCGCGCCCGAGCGCCTCGCCCTCGGCGGTGCATCGGCGGGAGGTGCGCTGACCGCGGGTGCCACGACGAGGCTGCGGGATGCCGCCGCCCCGCTGCCCGAACGGCTCGTGCTCGTCTACCCCGTGCTGCACCCCAACGGGCCCGCAGCATCGGCGGAGGTCGACCCCGAGTCGCCGCACGGCCAGCTGACGCTCAACTACGCGGGCTCGCCCGAGGCGCTCGCCGATCCGCACGCCTTCGCCGGGCTCGGCGACGGGCACGGGTTTCCCGAGACGTTGATCTTCGTGTGCGAGCGCGACGATCTGCGGCCGTCGGGGGAGGCCTTCGCGCAGCAGCTCGAGCACGTGGGGGTGCCCGTTTCCCTGTATCTGGAGCCGGGTGCCGAGCACGGACACATCAACGAGCCCGCCGACCCGACGGCGCTGCCCACGATCGACGCGATCGCGGACTGGCTCCGCGCCCCCTGA
- a CDS encoding DUF5597 domain-containing protein codes for MTGAWTFRTHAVGELVQGDESRLLLGGQLHNSSASTLASITHALAHVRRLHTNTVIAPVSWGQLEPEEGIFDFALVDHLVESARSAGLRLVLLWFGAYKNAASTYAPTWVRADRARFPRAAVEERAATAFTYEGATPKPVLSVFSPALTSADAAAVEALAQHIAELGAQDVVPLLQIENEVGILADSRDRSSGAEAAWRSPVPEALLGLAVAADPATSHAGRLWREAGAREGGTWPEVFGDDWQAEELFMAWAFASHAEELSQRVRRHLATPTYANAWLGPQPGQDRAGQYPSGGPGARVLDVWQAAAPSLAMLSPDIYVTDTEPAMRAYADANTLFVPECRLSAAELVRAVGVHGAVGWSAFGIDDVREHGQIATTLRFLAAFEPLLAHARTQGSLTAAVIDPDVEEERRQLGDVGITFRGSLALLRRMLLDAGVQAPPPTIDLPMETAPHALIPAPAEERPFALIVRETQDVFIAIGQGMTLDFDVDGQVEIDAVHELVFEDDRLGEGRELNGDERLRLLPIDSVGAVRIRLLRPSSTGEDQS; via the coding sequence ATGACCGGGGCCTGGACTTTCCGCACCCACGCCGTCGGCGAGCTGGTCCAGGGTGACGAGTCACGCTTGCTGCTCGGCGGACAGCTGCACAACTCGTCGGCATCGACGCTCGCATCGATCACGCACGCGCTCGCGCACGTGCGACGCCTTCATACGAACACCGTCATCGCCCCGGTGAGCTGGGGCCAGCTCGAGCCCGAGGAAGGGATCTTCGACTTCGCGCTCGTCGACCACCTGGTCGAGAGTGCGCGCAGCGCCGGGCTGCGGCTTGTGCTGCTGTGGTTCGGCGCCTACAAGAACGCGGCCTCGACGTACGCGCCGACCTGGGTGCGAGCGGATCGCGCCCGCTTCCCTCGTGCGGCGGTCGAAGAGCGCGCCGCCACTGCGTTCACCTATGAGGGCGCGACTCCGAAGCCGGTCCTGTCGGTGTTCTCGCCCGCGCTCACGTCGGCCGACGCGGCCGCGGTCGAGGCGCTCGCGCAGCACATCGCCGAGCTCGGCGCGCAGGATGTGGTGCCTTTGCTTCAGATCGAGAATGAGGTCGGCATCCTGGCGGACAGTCGCGACCGCAGTTCGGGCGCTGAAGCCGCGTGGCGGTCTCCCGTCCCTGAGGCGCTCCTGGGCCTCGCCGTTGCCGCCGATCCCGCGACGTCCCATGCGGGCCGTCTCTGGCGGGAGGCCGGCGCCCGTGAGGGAGGGACCTGGCCAGAGGTCTTCGGCGACGACTGGCAGGCCGAGGAGCTGTTCATGGCGTGGGCGTTCGCATCGCATGCGGAGGAGCTCTCCCAGCGCGTGCGGCGTCACCTGGCGACACCCACGTACGCCAATGCCTGGCTCGGCCCGCAGCCCGGGCAGGACCGCGCTGGTCAGTACCCCAGCGGAGGGCCCGGGGCGCGGGTGCTCGATGTGTGGCAGGCAGCTGCCCCGTCACTGGCGATGCTTTCGCCAGACATCTACGTCACCGACACCGAACCCGCGATGCGCGCCTACGCCGACGCGAACACACTGTTCGTCCCGGAATGCCGACTCAGTGCGGCCGAACTCGTCCGCGCGGTCGGCGTCCATGGCGCCGTCGGGTGGTCGGCGTTCGGTATCGACGATGTGCGCGAACACGGCCAGATCGCGACGACGCTGCGCTTCCTCGCCGCCTTCGAGCCGCTCCTCGCTCACGCTCGGACACAGGGTTCCCTCACGGCGGCGGTGATCGATCCCGACGTCGAGGAAGAGCGCCGCCAACTCGGCGATGTCGGGATCACCTTCCGCGGGTCGCTGGCTCTTCTTCGACGGATGCTGCTGGATGCCGGAGTCCAGGCGCCGCCGCCGACGATCGATCTGCCGATGGAGACTGCGCCGCACGCGCTGATCCCCGCTCCGGCAGAGGAGCGGCCGTTCGCTCTCATCGTCCGCGAGACGCAGGACGTCTTCATCGCGATCGGTCAGGGGATGACTCTGGACTTCGACGTCGACGGGCAGGTCGAGATCGACGCGGTGCACGAGCTGGTCTTCGAAGACGACCGGCTCGGCGAAGGCCGGGAGCTCAACGGCGACGAACGACTTCGCCTCCTTCCGATCGATTCAGTGGGAGCGGTGCGCATCCGCCTGCTCCGTCCGTCATCCACCGGAGAGGACCAGTCGTGA
- a CDS encoding family 43 glycosylhydrolase, with amino-acid sequence MTTFTNPILPGDRPDPAIIKVGDEYWMTYSSFEAAPGLLLYRSTDLVNWEYVTSALPNPIGSTFAVDIAEHDGRYFIYIPFIPAPWSELTEPAIFVIHADSMAGPWSDPIDLGIRWAIDPGHVVGEDGHRYLFMSGVRRVRLADDGLSTVGDVEQVYDGWRHPDDWVTEAYALEGPKLLRRDDWFYLISAVGGTAGPATGHMVIVARSRSVHGPWENHPGNPIARTRSADEAWWSRGHATIVPGPAGKWFMVSHGYENGYRTLGRQILLEPITWNDDAWPVAPAVDLGGELTAPIGAGLQRRDTGFHDDFSSLRLGDRWSFHAPAPRELERTSLDDGLVMRGKGTGPGDASPLAILAGDHAYEIEVDVELARHDGALEAGLLLFFNSRLFCGMGIDGEGMLSYSGGIRTHWREPAPATDRITLRLTNQEHIVTGWYRVPGGEWIRHGVRYEASGYHANTMGDLLSLRPALYAAGEGAARFRDVRYRSLG; translated from the coding sequence ATGACGACGTTCACGAACCCGATCCTCCCCGGCGACCGGCCCGACCCGGCGATCATCAAGGTCGGCGATGAGTACTGGATGACCTACTCGTCGTTCGAGGCGGCACCGGGACTGCTGCTCTATCGCTCCACCGATCTCGTCAACTGGGAGTACGTCACCTCCGCGCTGCCGAACCCGATCGGGAGCACCTTCGCCGTCGACATCGCCGAGCACGACGGCCGCTACTTCATCTACATCCCGTTCATCCCGGCGCCCTGGTCGGAGCTCACGGAGCCGGCGATCTTCGTGATCCACGCCGACTCGATGGCAGGCCCGTGGTCCGATCCGATCGATCTCGGCATCCGGTGGGCGATCGATCCCGGACACGTCGTCGGCGAGGACGGCCACCGCTACCTCTTCATGAGCGGCGTCCGGCGCGTGCGCCTGGCCGACGACGGCCTGTCGACGGTCGGGGACGTGGAGCAGGTCTACGACGGCTGGCGTCACCCCGACGACTGGGTGACCGAGGCGTACGCGCTCGAGGGGCCGAAGCTGCTCCGCCGCGACGACTGGTTCTATCTCATCAGCGCCGTGGGCGGCACCGCCGGCCCGGCGACCGGCCACATGGTGATCGTCGCGCGCTCGCGGTCGGTGCACGGCCCGTGGGAGAACCATCCCGGCAACCCGATCGCGCGCACCCGCTCCGCCGACGAGGCCTGGTGGTCGCGCGGACACGCGACGATCGTCCCGGGCCCGGCGGGCAAGTGGTTCATGGTGTCGCACGGCTACGAGAACGGTTACCGCACGCTCGGCCGCCAGATCCTGCTCGAGCCGATCACCTGGAACGACGACGCCTGGCCGGTCGCTCCCGCCGTCGACCTGGGCGGCGAGCTGACCGCGCCCATCGGAGCGGGGCTGCAGCGCCGCGACACCGGCTTCCACGACGACTTCTCGTCGTTGCGGCTGGGCGACCGGTGGTCGTTCCATGCGCCCGCGCCTCGTGAGCTCGAGCGCACGTCGTTGGATGACGGGCTCGTGATGCGCGGCAAAGGCACGGGGCCGGGTGACGCATCACCGCTGGCCATCCTCGCTGGAGATCACGCGTACGAGATCGAGGTCGACGTCGAGCTCGCTCGACACGACGGAGCGCTCGAGGCGGGCCTGCTCCTCTTCTTCAACAGCCGCCTGTTCTGCGGGATGGGGATCGACGGCGAGGGAATGCTGAGCTACTCGGGCGGCATCCGAACACACTGGCGCGAACCGGCGCCGGCGACCGATCGCATCACGCTGCGCCTGACCAACCAGGAGCACATCGTCACCGGCTGGTACCGGGTGCCCGGCGGCGAGTGGATCCGCCATGGCGTGCGGTACGAGGCATCCGGCTACCACGCCAACACCATGGGGGACCTGCTGAGCCTGCGCCCCGCGCTCTATGCCGCAGGCGAGGGCGCGGCCCGGTTCCGCGACGTGCGCTACCGCAGCCTCGGCTGA
- a CDS encoding glycoside hydrolase family 3 N-terminal domain-containing protein, with translation MNPSTRVERLLARMTLSEKLGQLQIVFRPRLSDAAQLVRDGIGSVFWPRSAASVNALQRVAVEETRLRIPVLVGLDVVHGQRTISPVPLAQAASFDEALVEQLAALAAAEARSGGVTWTFSPMVDVSADPRWGRVAEGFGEDPHLTSRLGAAMVRGYQGSALSEPTSIAATAKHFVAYGQPEGGRDYNGADVSERRLHATYLPPFHAAVDAGVASVMASFNTVAGRPMHAHRGLLTGTLKQEWGFAGVVVGDADGVRNLIPHGVAADSPDAVTISFDAGLDVEMGGLVSEVEAAVRSRLDHRRVDDAVTRVLMLKESLGLFDDPYVDAAAEITAPSAPARALARRAAARACVLLKNDGTLPLAPARRVLLTGPYAESTDHLGAWTQSFGAPAGRIADAFRARYPDSLVDVVPGTGFFDGDDADLAEASRAARAADLVVVLVGEPSALSGEAASRSDLRLPGRQEELIAAIAASGTPFVVVLENGRPLVVADWIDRAPTVVEAWHGGTEAAWAIVDVLSGDEEPAGRLPMSFPRSVGQIPIPYAHENTGRPATVRGRMELHSADIGLQGPDNVQEKYTSKYLDLDLGPQFAFGHGSGYTTFAYEGAQLSAGAISTAALAEGATVRLDIDVVNTGERDGDEVVQVYVRDVLASLAQPVRRLVAFERRAVARGERARFRFEIGADELALWMPGTGWIVEPGVFELHVGGALDRTTRVDLRVV, from the coding sequence ATGAACCCCAGCACCCGCGTCGAGCGCCTGCTTGCACGGATGACGCTGTCCGAGAAGCTCGGACAGCTCCAGATCGTCTTCCGCCCCCGGCTCTCCGACGCGGCGCAGCTCGTGCGCGACGGGATCGGCTCGGTCTTCTGGCCGCGATCGGCGGCGTCGGTCAACGCGCTCCAGCGCGTCGCGGTCGAAGAGACCCGGCTGAGGATCCCCGTGCTGGTCGGTCTCGACGTCGTCCACGGCCAGCGCACGATCAGTCCGGTGCCGCTCGCCCAGGCCGCATCGTTCGATGAGGCGCTGGTCGAGCAGCTCGCCGCACTCGCCGCCGCCGAGGCGCGCTCCGGCGGTGTGACGTGGACGTTCTCGCCCATGGTCGATGTCTCTGCGGACCCGCGCTGGGGACGGGTGGCGGAGGGCTTCGGCGAGGATCCGCACCTGACCTCGCGGCTGGGCGCGGCGATGGTGCGCGGATATCAGGGTTCCGCACTGTCGGAGCCGACCTCTATCGCGGCGACGGCCAAGCATTTCGTCGCGTACGGTCAGCCCGAGGGCGGGCGCGACTACAACGGCGCCGACGTCTCGGAGCGACGGCTCCACGCCACGTACCTGCCCCCGTTCCACGCGGCAGTCGATGCCGGGGTCGCCTCGGTCATGGCCTCGTTCAACACCGTCGCGGGGCGTCCCATGCACGCGCACCGCGGCCTTCTCACCGGCACCCTGAAGCAGGAGTGGGGCTTCGCAGGCGTCGTCGTCGGCGACGCCGACGGCGTGCGGAACCTCATCCCCCACGGCGTCGCCGCCGACAGCCCCGACGCGGTCACCATCAGCTTCGACGCCGGGCTCGACGTCGAGATGGGGGGCCTCGTCTCGGAGGTCGAGGCGGCCGTGCGCTCGCGACTGGACCATCGTCGGGTCGACGACGCCGTCACCCGCGTGCTCATGCTGAAGGAGTCGCTCGGCCTCTTCGACGATCCGTACGTCGACGCCGCCGCCGAGATCACCGCGCCCTCGGCGCCTGCGCGCGCGCTCGCACGTCGCGCCGCGGCGCGAGCGTGCGTGCTCCTGAAGAACGACGGCACCCTTCCACTCGCTCCGGCGCGGCGTGTGCTGCTGACCGGTCCCTATGCGGAGTCGACCGACCACCTCGGCGCGTGGACGCAGTCCTTCGGAGCCCCCGCGGGCCGCATCGCCGACGCCTTCCGCGCGCGTTACCCCGACTCCCTGGTCGACGTGGTGCCGGGCACCGGATTCTTCGACGGCGACGACGCCGACCTCGCCGAGGCGTCGCGGGCGGCACGCGCGGCCGACCTCGTGGTGGTCCTGGTGGGAGAGCCGAGCGCACTGTCGGGAGAGGCCGCGTCGCGCAGCGATCTGCGCCTCCCGGGGCGGCAGGAGGAGCTGATCGCCGCCATCGCGGCATCCGGAACCCCTTTCGTCGTGGTCCTCGAGAACGGCCGGCCGCTCGTCGTCGCGGACTGGATCGATCGGGCGCCCACGGTCGTCGAGGCCTGGCACGGCGGCACCGAGGCCGCGTGGGCGATCGTCGACGTGCTGTCAGGCGATGAGGAGCCGGCCGGCCGGCTGCCGATGTCGTTCCCGCGATCGGTGGGACAGATCCCGATCCCGTACGCGCATGAGAACACCGGTCGGCCCGCGACGGTGCGCGGCCGCATGGAGCTGCATTCGGCCGACATCGGCCTCCAGGGCCCCGACAACGTGCAGGAGAAGTACACCTCCAAGTACCTCGACCTGGACCTCGGGCCGCAGTTCGCATTCGGTCACGGATCGGGCTACACGACATTCGCCTATGAAGGCGCGCAGCTTTCCGCCGGCGCGATATCGACGGCAGCGCTCGCGGAGGGCGCGACCGTGCGTCTCGACATCGACGTGGTCAATACCGGTGAGCGCGACGGCGACGAGGTGGTGCAGGTGTACGTGCGCGACGTCCTCGCGAGCCTCGCCCAGCCCGTGCGTCGTCTCGTCGCCTTCGAGCGTCGTGCGGTCGCCCGAGGCGAGCGCGCCCGGTTCCGGTTTGAGATCGGTGCAGATGAGCTCGCCCTGTGGATGCCGGGCACGGGCTGGATCGTCGAACCCGGCGTGTTCGAACTCCATGTCGGCGGAGCTCTGGACCGCACCACGCGCGTCGATCTTCGCGTGGTGTGA
- a CDS encoding GDSL-type esterase/lipase family protein — MNHDIAELVSRSLRGAVDIDARETGLTPIRLPLSARAQFDGDWMRIASEQASGVRCEFRTAATWIELTAETTGLYLPWLPEQERWSVFSATVDGRFVGDGRTTGGSELHLAPDGRRFVKGAAATVRFDLGDSGGRERRVAIWLPQTEAVEISDVRADAPLHPAEPLDQLRWWHHGSSISHCIEAETPLGVWPVAAAGQLDLDVTNLGFAANAHLDPFTARAMRDSGADLFSLKIGINIVGADTMKRRTFIPALHGFLDTIRDGAPTAPILVISPILCPMHEDTPGPTVTDPETGERRGTPDAPADFMGAPLTLRSIREILREVVEARAVEDPALFYLDGLELFGPDDIAELPDGLHPSPAGYLRIADRFARSSVVEEWISRA, encoded by the coding sequence ATGAATCACGACATCGCCGAACTGGTCAGCCGCAGCCTGCGTGGAGCCGTCGACATCGACGCGCGCGAGACCGGACTGACGCCGATCCGCCTGCCCCTCAGCGCGCGAGCGCAGTTCGACGGGGACTGGATGCGGATCGCCTCGGAGCAGGCCTCCGGGGTGCGCTGCGAGTTCCGCACGGCGGCGACGTGGATCGAGCTCACGGCGGAGACCACGGGGCTGTACCTGCCGTGGCTGCCCGAGCAGGAGCGGTGGTCGGTCTTCTCGGCGACCGTCGATGGTCGGTTCGTCGGCGATGGCCGGACGACGGGCGGCTCCGAGCTGCATCTGGCCCCCGACGGTCGGCGGTTCGTCAAGGGCGCAGCCGCCACGGTCCGCTTCGACCTGGGCGACAGCGGCGGACGCGAACGCCGGGTGGCGATCTGGCTTCCTCAGACGGAAGCCGTGGAGATCAGCGACGTGCGCGCCGACGCTCCGCTTCATCCAGCGGAGCCACTCGACCAGCTCCGCTGGTGGCACCACGGCAGCTCGATCAGCCACTGCATCGAGGCGGAGACGCCGCTCGGGGTGTGGCCGGTGGCTGCGGCCGGGCAGCTCGATCTGGACGTGACGAACCTCGGCTTCGCCGCCAACGCCCACCTCGACCCGTTCACGGCGCGGGCGATGCGCGACTCCGGCGCCGACCTCTTCAGTCTGAAGATCGGCATCAACATCGTCGGCGCCGACACGATGAAGCGACGCACGTTCATCCCCGCGCTGCACGGATTCCTCGACACGATCCGCGACGGCGCTCCGACGGCGCCGATCCTGGTCATCTCGCCGATCCTCTGCCCCATGCACGAGGACACTCCCGGCCCCACCGTCACCGACCCCGAGACGGGGGAGCGGCGCGGAACTCCGGACGCGCCGGCCGACTTCATGGGCGCGCCGCTCACCCTCCGTTCGATCCGCGAGATCCTGCGCGAGGTGGTCGAGGCGCGCGCGGTGGAGGATCCGGCCCTGTTCTATCTCGACGGACTGGAGCTGTTCGGTCCCGACGACATCGCGGAGCTTCCCGACGGCCTCCACCCCAGCCCGGCGGGTTATCTGCGGATCGCCGACCGGTTCGCGCGTTCGTCGGTCGTCGAAGAATGGATCTCCCGCGCATGA
- a CDS encoding ABC transporter substrate-binding protein, producing the protein MSQQTFPRPLRWSLLAAPVAGALVLAGCSGSGDSGSSDEPEAGAGFTVMVAQANDADDFYAQTLSKFSEETGIEVEVIPYPSDSYNTQVTTQLQAGNAADMMILAPGTGQPISVVTLAEAGFLAPLGGASADVVPADSTAQYEVDGELYAQPTALIPVGLVYNDGAADAAGISEYPASYEDMLEACATARDGGLSFTVLAGAIPFNTGLMSMLISATRVYEGTPDWNEQRAAGEVTFADSDGWQETLEDIVEMNESGCFQDGVAGGTFDNITAGLGGGTSLSAAVPGNAATSIGEAAGTDLTVRSFPPADGQSDYVLASANYAWAVNAEADEAKQESMQQFLDWVSTPEQAVAFAELSGAVPIVGGTPDNLLAPYAPIGSLIESGATAGIPNAAWPNPAVYDALGVGVQGLLTGQKTVDQVLEEMDAAWG; encoded by the coding sequence ATGTCACAGCAAACATTCCCGCGACCGCTCCGCTGGTCGCTGCTCGCAGCTCCCGTCGCGGGCGCACTCGTCCTCGCCGGGTGCTCCGGCAGCGGCGACAGCGGCAGCTCGGACGAGCCGGAGGCAGGCGCCGGCTTCACCGTCATGGTCGCCCAGGCCAACGACGCCGACGACTTCTACGCGCAGACGCTGTCGAAGTTCTCGGAGGAGACCGGCATCGAGGTGGAGGTCATCCCCTACCCCTCCGACTCGTACAACACGCAGGTCACCACACAGCTCCAGGCAGGCAACGCCGCCGACATGATGATCCTCGCACCGGGCACCGGTCAGCCGATCTCCGTCGTGACCCTCGCCGAGGCCGGCTTCCTCGCCCCGCTCGGCGGCGCCTCGGCCGACGTGGTCCCCGCGGACTCGACCGCCCAGTACGAGGTCGACGGCGAACTCTACGCGCAGCCCACCGCGCTCATCCCGGTCGGTCTCGTCTACAACGACGGCGCCGCCGACGCCGCCGGAATCTCCGAGTACCCCGCCAGCTACGAGGACATGCTCGAGGCGTGCGCCACCGCCCGCGACGGCGGCCTCAGCTTCACCGTGCTGGCCGGCGCGATCCCCTTCAACACGGGTCTCATGTCGATGCTCATCTCGGCGACCCGCGTGTACGAGGGCACGCCCGACTGGAACGAGCAGCGTGCGGCCGGCGAGGTCACCTTCGCCGACAGCGACGGCTGGCAGGAGACGCTCGAGGACATCGTCGAGATGAACGAGTCCGGCTGCTTCCAGGACGGCGTCGCCGGCGGCACGTTCGACAACATCACCGCGGGCCTGGGGGGCGGCACGTCGCTCTCCGCGGCGGTCCCGGGCAACGCCGCCACCTCGATCGGCGAGGCCGCGGGCACGGACCTGACCGTGCGCTCGTTCCCGCCGGCGGACGGACAGAGCGACTACGTGCTCGCCTCGGCGAACTACGCGTGGGCCGTCAACGCCGAGGCGGATGAGGCCAAGCAGGAGTCGATGCAGCAGTTCCTCGACTGGGTCTCGACCCCCGAGCAGGCCGTCGCCTTCGCGGAGCTCTCGGGCGCCGTCCCGATCGTCGGCGGCACGCCCGACAACCTGCTCGCACCGTACGCCCCGATCGGCTCGCTGATCGAGTCCGGCGCCACCGCCGGCATCCCGAACGCGGCGTGGCCGAACCCGGCTGTCTACGACGCGCTCGGCGTCGGCGTTCAGGGCCTGCTGACCGGACAGAAGACGGTCGACCAGGTGCTCGAGGAGATGGATGCCGCGTGGGGCTGA